Proteins from one Rosa chinensis cultivar Old Blush chromosome 7, RchiOBHm-V2, whole genome shotgun sequence genomic window:
- the LOC112178774 gene encoding probable beta-1,4-xylosyltransferase IRX9H, translating to MASIRGRTLSPAFRDRPYLNGGSPFSVQSPSQKAFSSSKYSSPLVSAFVTFAITVRRFVAGALLQRAPRKGQQWRRAFFRCLLFFFLGFLLGLVPFGHVDDDDAEIRSHGFNFDIRPPHVNVQFDDGGGDRVVKRRVDLVLDVSPVVPVAEKYDDDDVAPAAVPRKQVIVVTPTYNRALQAYFLNRVAQLLRLVPPPLLWIVVETKAASAETAEILRKSGVMYRHLVCGNNLTSAKDRGVYQRNTALEHIERHKLDGIVYFGDDDNIYSLDLFDSLREINRFGTWPVAMLAPSKNKAILEGPVCNGSQVNGWHTNDKSKRLRRFHVDMSGFAFNSTILWDPKRWHRPTSIPIRQLDSVKEGFQETTFIEQVVEDESQMEGIPAGCSKVMNWHLHLRAHSLVYPKGWQLQKNLDVVLPIL from the exons ATGGCGTCGATCCGGGGGAGAACTCTGTCGCCGGCGTTCCGAGACCGGCCGTACCTCAACGGCGGCTCTCCGTTTTCGGTTCAATCGCCGTCGCAGAAGGCCTTCTCCAGCTCCAAGTACTCATCGCCGCTGGTGTCGGCGTTTGTGACATTCGCAATCACCGTCCGGAGATTCGTCGCCGGCGCTCTGTTGCAGCGGGCTCCGCGTAAAGGCCAGCAGTGGCGGCGAGCGTTTTTCCGGTGCTTGCTGTTCTTCTTCTTAGGGTTCTTGCTCGGTCTGGTTCCGTTCGGCCACGTCGACGACGACGACGCCGAGATTCGGAGCCACGGATTCAATTTTGACATCAGGCCGCCGCACGTCAATGTCCAGTTCGACGACGGCGGCGGAGATCGAGTCGTGAAGCGCAGAGTGGATCTCGTCTTGGACGTAAGCCCCGTCGTGCCGGTGGCGGAgaaatatgatgatgatgacgtgGCGCCGGCGGCGGTGCCGAGGAAGCAGGTGATTGTGGTGACGCCGACGTACAACCGCGCATTGCAGGCCTACTTCTTGAACAGGGTGGCGCAGCTGCTGAGGCTTGTACCTCCGCCGCTGCTTTGGATTGTGGTGGAGACGAAAGCCGCGTCGGCGGAGACTGCTGAGATTTTGAGGAAGAGTGGAGTCATGTATAGGCATTTGGTGTGTGGCAACAACTTGACCAGCGCTAAGGACCGAGGCGTGTATCAGAGGAACACGGCGTTGGAGCACATTGAGCGCCATAAGCTTGACGGCATTGTGTACTTTGGCGACGATGACAACATATACTCGCTGGACTTGTTTGATAGCTTGAGAGAAATCAA CCGTTTTGGGACTTGGCCAGTTGCCATGTTAGCACCAAGCAAAAACAAGGCCATATTGGAAGGTCCAGTATGCAATGGGAGCCAAGTAAATGGATGGCATACAAATGATAAAAGCAAGAGACTTCGTAGGTTTCATGTTGATATGTcaggatttgctttcaatagcACAATATTGTGGGATCCGAAAAGATGGCACCGCCCAACATCCATTCCAATTCGGCAATTAGATTCAGTGAAGGAGGGTTTCCAA GAGACCACTTTCATAGAACAAGTGGTTGAAGATGAAAGTCAAATGGAAGGTATTCCAGCTGGTTGTTCAAAAGTAATGAACTGGCATCTTCATTTGCGAGCTCATAGTCTTGTCTATCCCAAAGGCTGGCAACTTCAGAAGAACCTTGATGTTGTTCTCCCCATTCTGTGA
- the LOC112178241 gene encoding uncharacterized protein LOC112178241, which produces MYLNVADASKLPSGWSRYAEFTLIVINQFNSDKSITIGYIVDDICIVEAEVAIRKADIKVLKDQETAFLEQELQSQSSDVDSVKYSESSTAHTSLCYEQMLAFQDALNSDPVQTNVDSVHVPPLKIEPRSDQVLPYQETDSPVGPPIVEESDEAPSTPVSELINFRGLGKIDKAFVPLLEEVCLWHPSLISCQRKRSHMFSEWAFTALGRLLHFLNTTKVKDVMEDTCEHDPCEHLQVLWEEVETFIFDLSWLEPFVQSALGMKKFREKEGVLNKLREDVDALETEMKRLRERLSVAEVDHAFAIRDLANGEESFGEANMNSKLSYGRH; this is translated from the exons ATGTACTTGAATGTTGCCGATGCTTCAAAGTTACCATCAGGGTGGAGTAGATATGCCGAATTCACCTTGATTGTCATTAATCAATTTAACAGTGACAAGTCGATAACAATAG GGTATATCGTGGATGACATATGTATTGTTGAAGCTGAGGTTGCAATCAGGAAAGCTGACATTAAGGTCCTAAAAGACCAAGAAACTGCGTTTCTTGAGCAGGAACTTCAGAGCCAGTCTTCAGATGTGGATTCTGTGAAATATTCAGAATCTTCAACAGCACATACATCACTTTGTTATGAACAGATGCTTGCTTTTCAGGATGCACTAAATTCTGACCCTGTTCAAACAAATGTTGATTCTGTGCATGTTCCACCCTTGAAAATAGAACCAAGATCTGATCAAGTGCTTCCTTATCAGGAGACTGATAGCCCAGTTGGCCCTCCCATAGTCGAGGAAAGCGATGAAGCTCCCTCCACCCCAGTTAGCGAGCTCATTAATTTCAGGGGATTAGGGAAAATAGATAAAGCTTTTGTTCCACTGCTGGAAGAAGTCTGTTTGTGGCATCCTTCGTTGATTAGCTGCCAAAGGAAAAGAAGTCACATGTTTAGTGAATGGGCATTCACGGCTTTGGGTCGACTTTTGCATTTTCTGAACACTACAAAGGTTAAGGATGTGATGGAGGATACATGTGAACATGATCCATGTGAGCATCTTCAAGTTTTGTGGGAGGAGGTTGAGACCTTCATATTTGACTTGAGTTGGCTGGAGCCTTTTGTTCAATCAGCTTTGGGAATGAAGAAGTTTAGGGAGAAGGAAGGAGTGTTGAACAAACTCAGAGAGGATGTTGATGCTCTGGAGACTGAAATGAAGAGGTTAAGGGAGAGGCTATCTGTTGCTGAGGTAGATCACGCGTTTGCAATAAGAGACCTGGCAAATGGAGAGGAAAGCTTTGGTGAGGCAAATATGAACAGCAAGCTCAGTTATGGGAGGCATTAG
- the LOC112178240 gene encoding AP2/ERF and B3 domain-containing transcription repressor TEM1 — protein sequence MVLEMEEDLSSTVSNAGTTTRRKRTYQAEASISSITGFLVQESKRLSHGSSNLSTNAKFKGVVLQQIGHWGAQIYAIHNRVWLGTFNSEVDAAMSYDSAAIKLRNGECPKELCMDQGH from the coding sequence ATGGTTTTGGAAATGGAAGAGGATTTGTCAAGTACGGTCTCAAACGCAGGCACGACAACAAGGCGGAAGAGGACATATCAAGCAGAAGCTTCTATTTCAAGTATCACTGGTTTCTTGGTTCAAGAGAGTAAGCGCTTGAGTCATGGGAGCAGCAATTTGTCTACCAATGCCAAATTTAAAGGAGTTGTGCTGCAACAAATTGGCCACTGGGGTGCTCAGATCTATGCCATTCACAATAGGGTTTGGCTTGGAACATTCAATTCCGAGGTGGACGCAGCCATGTCTTATGATAGTGCTGCAATCAAGCTTCGCAACGGAGAGTGCCCAAAGGAACTTTGCATGGACCAAGGTCACTGA